gtgaaaaaaagaaacttttgtTAGAATTTGCCACTTAGACAATAAATGAAACCTCTGGCACCAAAAGAAGATTCAAGACATGGCATAAATACCAAAACAGATTCAACAGATGCCACTCATACATTACAAtccttgaaaagaaaaacaagaaatgcTAGAAAGAAACAGGAAAAGCCACATGATTCATTTTCGAAACCAGGAAATGCTTGAAAGAAAcatctttcaaatttttacattcCCAAAGCACTTCTTATTGATTCTCTAGCCAAGAAATACAAACTTATAAATAGCACGTAATGAGAATATTAAAAACTACAAGTGTATGATTACAGCCTCAAACAAGTCCGATTGCATAAACTCAAAGTCCCACTGCATATTTTTGAGCTTTAAACAAGCAAATCGCATATCACAAGCGTCAACAAGGACTGATTTATGAATTGAACCACAACACAACAGATTCTATTAGATTCATCAACAAGGAAATGATTTATCAATCGACTTATTGAACACAACAGATTCTATTACAAGCATGAACATAACAGATTTATCAATTGTGTCGATGGAATCCCATACAGTTTGTCAAAAGTGAGATGTCTCTTTGTTTTAACTAGCAGGGTTACATTATTGCTCCCTTCATTGAACCTAAAAAGGGGTCACTcgaagaaaaatcaaaacagtGGCAACAAATGCAGTCCTGACCCATTTTGTCAATATCTTTTTACATATACACAATTATGAAGCAGGATGCATTTAATGAATGCTATAGCAAATGAATTTGCTCCGTTTTTTACACatctaattgttttttttcttttgcaggaAACTAGAAAGGGTGGACAAtcagaggaagagaaaacTAGAATTGAGAATCATATACCAAAAGCAAAGTAGGAATTCGAACACAAAGCACCAAAAGTAGTTTCATATCAAAAGGGCAAGACATGAACTCAATCCAACAGTTATGAATCATTAAACCATNNNNNNNNNNNNNNNNNNNNNNNNNNNNNNNNNNNNNNNNNNNNNNNNNNNNNNNNNNNNNNNNNNNNNNNNNNNNNNNNNNNNNNNNNNNNNNNNNNNNCCCATCTGTTGGATGACTGCCAATTGTAGGATGTTGGCTGCACTGCCCTCATCTGCATGGACTCGGTCGACCATGGCCTGAGCGATTTGAATGCTGATGACAAGGGCGTCATTGTGTGGTAGATCAAGGCCGattaagtctttttttttggaagcCGATCACGGGATCGTCTTCTGCCAGTGAGAGGCTAGTTGAGACTTGGGAGATCATAGTAGCCTgtttgatcttcctcttcttttctttgttggtcaGTCCGGACTCCTCGGAGTCGGCTAGGATtgtgttaatccttatgaccttCTGGGGTGGCTCCTTGGCGGTATCGCGGTCTTCTATCTGCTGGATGGCCTGCCTCGCGATGAACTCCGTGCAATGACCTTCTCTCACGAGTTCTTCGAGATGCGCTTTCCAAGCAAAGCAATTATTCGTATTGTGCCCATGTGTCGCATGGAAGGCACAATATTTTCTGGTATCCCTCTTGTCCGGATCTCCTTTCAAGGGTGAAGGTCTTTTTACCCAAGGTTTGTCCTTCACTTGGGCCAAAATTTGGTGTATGGGAATAGAGAACTTGGTGTAGTTCTCTTTCGTCGTGGCCTCTCTTTGTGGACGTGGCCTGCCTTTGTCTTTGTCCCTGCTGCCAAGCCTGTCGCTTCTTTGTTCTGCCCGCTTGGCCGGTCGATCTTCCTGCTCAGTGGACTTCTTCGCGGCGATTCGATCGTCATCCCAGAGTGCGTAGCGTTCTGCGGTCGCGAAGACCTCTGCCAGAGTCTGGCTGGGAGTGATAGTCAGCTCGCGATATAAGTCATGCTCTGCTGGAAGACCTTTCTTGAATGCGGAGGATGCGATTTGGTCATCGCACCCTACGATGTTGGCCTTTTCtgctttgaacctcttgatgtaatctcgaaGGGATTCCTCGGGCTTCTTGCGCAGGTTGAACAGATGGTCGgggttcttcttgatcgtcCGATAAGAAGTGTATTCTTTAGTGAAGACGTAAGTAAGCTCCTTGAAGCTGTTGATCGACCCGGATGGCAGGGTATGGAACCAATCCTGAGCTGCTCCTCGCaaagtcattgcaaacaccttgcacattaACGCGTCTTCAGCTTTGTAGAGAATCATAAGGCTCTTGAAATGCTTCAGATGACTTTCGGGGTCGGAATCGCCTTTGAAGCATGTAAAAGAGGGCGTTGAGAATCGTTTCGGAGGAGCAGCCTGCTCAATTTTGACTGTGAAAGGTGAGGAGTTTGCTCGGTCTACCTCAATGCGTAGTGCATCTTCGAAATTTCCGCCAATCTTTAAGTCTCGAAGTCGGTtattcacaagcttctcaacgtcTTCTGCACGCATGGCTAGTCGGTCACGTTGATGATCTTCGCGATTTAGACGATGCTGATTGACTTCCTCATTGGCTTGCGAGGGTCGACCTTCTCGGTTGCGCTGTCTAGGCGGAGTGTTGGTGGACTGCGCTTGTGAGGGATTTCCAGTAGTTTGGCGacgagaattggttcttcgagAGCGAGTAGCAGAGCGCCTTTCTTCACGGTCCTCATTGTGATGATTGTCGAGTTGACCTCCCTGGGGGCCTATCCTTTCGCGAATGTTTCTCTGCGAGCGAGCAGCAGAGCGCCTTTCTTCTCGATCCTCGTCTCGATGGCCATCAAGTTGACCTCCCTGGGAGCCTAGCCTTTCATGAACGTCTTCCTGCTGGCCCAGGCGAGCGTGGATGTCAGGTCTTGGGCCTAGCCTGTCGCGCACGTTGGTCCTTAAATTCAATCTGGAAGGAAAACTTCGTCTGCTCTGAGTGTGGCTTGCGGATGCTTGCGACATGTCCGCGAGCTGATCTCGTTGTTGCGCATTTCCTTGTCCGCTTACTCCTGCTCGACCTGCTTGGTTCCCGTCGAACTGCCTATCGGCGCGTTCGTGTGTCCTTCTCTCTTCGCCCtgttgtccaaggccaaggttttgagccaagtttatttggttgaggagctgcctcatcaaattgctttggtcgtccattctctgagttagctggtcaactctcagattaaggtctacttgacttcgtggatcgggaggagagaaatgtgtggagcccaattgcacacgggctagggtttcattggATGTGTACGTGGGAGCATGCGTCGAGCGTGGAGGCAATGGAGGGAGTGGttgaagttgctccaagattGGGCCAAAGTCGGCGGTGGTGCTATGAAGGTGGCTAGGTCCGGCCACGGGGCCTTGAGATGGTACGACGGCGGCGGAGGCCGGTGCGGTGGTCCTCACTGCGAGTCCGGCAGGTGGCACAGTGGTTTCAGTCACACAGGGTGGCTGCTGAGGGTTCATGGCGGCGAGAGGTGGTGGGGCCGCCATGTCGATCGTGGGATCGTGGGAGGAGTAGCTTTGGGCCGTCACGGATTGAGCCATAGCGGCGGTTTTGCTCCTCGTGcgcttgcttccaaccatggttgtttggaaggcttcggtggattggaaaataggaggaacggattccttgagcacgcgttgagtataactcgtgctctcaatgaaagcaccaaatgtttgtgcaaataatctcacgggagaatattcgcttctgatccttcaaccttcgatcttccttctctctcttcctcgattcctgtaaaaaagattggagtaaatagaccacacccggggggtgttggccaaaggccctccgatgcctaagttagttcgagtgtttgtaggaaaacaatagctaagcaaagggtacggagttgtatgtagggtgtaaaccgggtggccggagccgtgtgtggtggccggagccgtgtggagaaaatatggagagtggagagggagagagagcttcgggtatttttctcgggtataagGAGTAGGTTTTCTGAAGtcccttgaatgatgaatgaggtcgtctatttataggagcctcggggctagggtttcgtaggaTCGAGTCGGCTTTGATAATATccgaattaaatatattatctcttaagaagataatatctgaattaaatgatattatcttctctttattaggataatatcttaattaatgatattatctctttaaataaagataatatcatattaattaagatatttatcccaattaattaactagccagataaactggtttaattaatCCCCACCTTATCACCCGCCAACCCCACCTCCCAAAATCACAGTCACTGTCAATTTCTCACCCTCCAAGTGCGCTCTCTTCTCATCCCACCTCACCTCCTCATCTCCCAAACTACCCAAACTCTTTCCCCACACCCACAACTCTATACCCACCTCACCCAATCCCTCCCTCCACCAAAAGTTCCTCCATAAGCTTTTAGAACCATCATCCGATGTTCCAGAACCTTCTCCTTCTTCCAACCCACCTGCCAAGTTCACGCCTTTGGAGCAGCAAGTGGTGGACCTCAAGAAGAGGTACCCATATGTCCTTTTGACGGTGGAAGTGGGTTACAAGTACCGATTCTTCGGCCAAGACACCGAAAATGCTGCGAGGGTTTTGGGGATTTATGCCCATATGGAGACGTCTGTGAGGAATGGGggagaaaaaattgaagggagggggtttgggtctaatgatttttttctctttttcttcaattattttttaattttgtatttattttaaccttattttatttattaattattaaaagtcgcatttaccctaaaatttggttaaattcAACAGAAAATTAGACAGTAAGACCAATGGAGCAATTAATATATAGTTAATGggccatttgaacgaataatttaattgagggaccaaaatgtaaatcgagtacaagtttgaggaccatttgagtaatttatccaataaaaaaattatgtgaatTTGAGGTTAAAATCCTAATCCAATACCCTAAAAACAAGGATGTAGATTAACTAGTTGATCCAATTCTAATTCCTTAATTCTTAGATTTCCTGATTTATGACTTCTTTCATTCCTAGTAAATTAATGTGCGGTAAATGGTTACTCATTGATAATATAACGTAACAATAGAAAATCTTAACTTTAAACGTGTTCGAGTACAATACAATAATTTCTATGTAAGTAGTAATCCTATGAATAAATTTAGGTCGAGAACGACTTTGTTTTAAGCTCGACTACAATGCAAGCGTTGAAAATCGTGAAGTTTTTAAGCCGCCACAATGTCTTCCTAATTCACCCATGTTACTATATCAAAGTGGGTTGGGTAGAGAAGGTGTTGCGGAAAGGCTACAATAAGGGGTATGGATGAGAGACTCAAGTTGGGGTTCAATCCAACCAttaaatttcaacattttcaattcaattcttgttttcttttgtgaaaCTAAGGGCTCAAAAGCCCAAACAACTCAGacatgaataaaataataattgccCAATGGGCTAGCAAGGAGTAAACCGATATCTCAAAACACGTATGCCGCCAGTGTAATTTTGAATTCGCATTTGGCTTTATAAATTATGCTACAGACATACAGagttaacttctttttttcttttttctttttaaagaaaatgattttgcttttgtttttatttttggttcgccaacttcatttttttaaaaaaaaaaatcctgaACAGAAGcaattttcaacttcaaattgaaggaaaataagCATAATTAGATTTTAGATAGATAACATAAAACCTAGGTGGATGAAATATAGGTTTAAATATTAAACACAGTGCCCTTCAAGCACAAACTATATGCTCTAACATTTAAGAAGATATTTATACAAATCTGGAAACTGTGAGTATCAGTTACATATGATCCCATGAAAGGGTTCAAGTTACTTAGCTCATCACTGAGGAGAGGAAGCAAATACTGGCAACCCTGaaatgaaagaagaaatattTAGACGTGAAACATCATATTGCTTTGAAACATTACAAATATGATGATCCAAGAACAAATAAATTGCAAGAATTTAAAAGGAATCACATTAAGACGTATTCAGGCTCGTCATGAACCAACCAAACTGACAGTTTCCATGAGGATCGAATGGACCAGTTATGgatcccaaaaataaataagacaaTTAACTTGTGAAAAGGGTCTAATCTCACAATATTGAACATGGGGAGAAGACAGACTAACACAATTGTAAATATATTTAGGATAAAAGAACagttatataatttttaatttttaattatcaaGAGAACAGTTTGATTAGGAAAAAGATATAAAATGATGTTACCTCTAAAGATCATTGATGCCGACGTCTTTTGACATTGTCCTCACTAAATGACTGCCAGTTATTATGATCAAGGGTGCTCAGGTCATCAAGTTCCGCAATGGCAAGCAAGTATGTTGTGAGTTTCCTAAGCTCCTGATCACTGTCTCGGCTAGAATGAGCCCTCTTGAATGGCTTGATGGTTAAACCATTTTGTGGGTTCATCACAAAATTCCTTCGCAGATCATCAAACATTATAGTGTTTTTTGAACTGTAGAACTGAACACAACAAGAAACCACTAGTCATCAACTAACTGATCGTTAGACAGCAGAAGAAAATCACAATACTTCTATACAATGCATAGGAACTGTTATCCATCTCCAAATAAATGCTATtgataaaaagacaaaattcATTACTGTGCCTGAAAATGATGGCAATCCatctagaaaaataaaaaataaaaaatccccTTACAACTTGTAATGGGCAAATTATAAATGATGGTATTGTGTCTTCATATGTTAAGCAAAGGAGTTAGCAAAATCTCAACATCACTCAGAAGttacaaaaaaggaaacaagaaaaaagagcaAAAGGAGATAATTAATAAAGCCATAGTTCCATACCTCAGGGAATTGAGCCCAGATCAAGCCTAACGGCTTGCAATCAAAGATCCCACGGGAATCTGATTGAACTGTGATCATTGCTAAATGGTCTAGAAGAGCTGTGATTTTGTAGTTGGGATTGCTGAGTACACCAAGCTCAGCCATCTTCAATTCAACCCACTTCATGCTGTAgaaaggatatatatatatatatatatcattaaaattaaatgaacAGATTATAAATCTATGACCATAGTTATTcattattcattcaaattccCTGTAATCTACTAATAGCAAGCAGTTTGAAGCCTTTATTTGTTTGTATACTTAAGCTTCCAGATATAACCTTACATTTAAActgagagggaaaaaaaagactCAAGCAATTTTTATCAGTTCAAATTAATTCCTTTGTATctaagggaaaaaaacaaagcctTAAGTGTTTTGTAAGAGTCCATTCACATGCAAGAAGAGGTGACGCTTGAGTACTGAAAAGCAATTTAAAGGAACTCTCTCAAACTCATTAGTCTCACCAACATAAATGACTTCTCTCAAATTTATACACGCATAGACACAAACATATCTGGCAGACCTCTTGACACATTTCTAAATGCCTAATTCACAGTCTAGCGAGATAACATGATAGAAAGGTTGAGATAACAAATTAGATTTCATCCACTATTTTGATCATTCTTATTTATCAAGGTATTTATCATCTGAGCACTATCATTCCATTCAGCCAGATATAGAGGCCATTGTTTTCCAGAATAAAATATccatttcaaataaaattatgtcaAAGAACATAAAGGAatagaaagagaaaggagTAATTCATTCAACAAGAGTGACAGGAACCAATGTCATTTTGATGTTGAATTCATTTAACTTTATTTGTATCCATCGATAAAATAAGTCTTGTGCTGCCAAAACAGTTCAATTTGGATGAAGGAATTTATTGGTACACTTGCTGAAATCAAGCGGTTTAGTTGCTTCAAATGAACCACAAAAATCTATATGCAAGTGACTGTAATGGGAGGCTTCTTACAGGATTTGGGATTGATAATGATCAAcaatacataaaaaacaaaagaaaggatAGTAAAATATCAGCAAATAACCAACTAATTCACTTCCAATGTTATGCAACAATCTCCTAGTTAGCAAATTAGCATAACACTtacaaacatgggaaaaaaaataagggacATATATGTGTCGCAAATTCTTTACCAGTAGAAATTGTATAGAAATTTTGATTAATCCATCACTACCTGTGCGTTTTTATAGAATTGAGATAGCAATGGAATTTCAAATCGACAACTTACCTGGTTGCAGACCATATCATGATATCGTATTCAGCATAGGCAGCTGCAAGAAACTCATGAAGAACTACAAAATACAGTGTGGGAATGTTAAATGAGAGACACATGGAGACTCTTGAAATGTAGAAACTTGCTAAGACGAATATACTCACAAGGCCGCATAAGCTGAAGTGGGTTCTCTGCTGGGGACCGGTGATCAAATAGAGTATAATCAATATCTAGCACAAGCAGTTTCTTTCCTTCCCGGCATGGATTCCGAAGTTCAATCTATAATCCaatgcaaagaagaaaaaaaacaccatataTTCATCTGAAATTGGGTAACTGTTTACCtagtttatttgtttgtttcgTTTTCCTAAGCAAACCGATTTGCACagaaataaatttgaatttgaagcaGAAACgaccaaataaaataacagCAATTACTTTAAaagtacaaaaataaatagaaatagcTAACCTTGTACTGACTTATACGCCTCCTCAACTTCTGCTTATTGCCATGTTTATCTTTAATTTCAACAGCCTCATCTTGGGGAAGCtcaaaatcatcaacaatGTCTGGAGACTCCACTTGATCCACTATAATGTCATCTTCCGTAGTACTAATTTAATTCAGCAACAAATTATCAAACACTTGGTGTGCATAAAATCATACAGAAAGAACATAATAGAGAAATGTGAGAGCGAGAGCAGACCCAATCATGGTCATTCTGAGGGAGGACTTGAAGGGGAGAGAGGAGAGCAAAACGGCGTCGTCGGCGAGCTTTGAAGGGAGGATTTTTGGGTAGAGAAGCTTTTGACGTTTGGGCAAGACGTCGGTGGCTTGGCAGATTCGGCGCTTGAGCTCGCCCACCGTGTCGTCCCCGCATACGCGAACCGTGTACTCCTTCCCGCTCCACTTCACTGTCAGTGTTATCTCCTCCTCCGGCAACGACGTCGTTGAGGTTGAGCCTACACCTACTCCTGCCATTGCCATTGCCATTGCGCAAATAACAACTGCTTACTTTCTCAAtctgtgtgtgtatgtgtgcgTCTCCCTTTCTCGTTGAGGTTTAGACTTCAGGTGGCTACCTATCTTATattcttattcttattttgtgctcattttcattttcttagaATTAAATTTAGAGCCCAATCCAAatattgatatatattttttaggcTAAAATTCACTTTTGGTCTCTATAATTTGATACTTCAATCATTTTTGAGCATGTAGTTTCAATTCTGTTAATTTTGACCATGtagtttcatatttgtaaCAATTCAAGGACATATTAGTAttcctttcaatttttttgacgATGCAAAGGGCAATTTCTTCAACCCAAAATCCTTGAGCATAAAAACTCTTCTGAAACTCCCCTAATTTCATGTTAGGGCttgaaattggtcatttgggGTTTAGGGGTCTTCAAAAATTGGGATTAGCGGTTGAATTTCGAGCCCTAATATGAAATGGGAATTATTTCAAACAAGCTTTTACTCTCAAGAATTTTGGATTGACGAAATTGTCCCTTGATAAATTGACAAGAATACTAACATGCCCTTGAATTGCTTCAAATACAAAACTACAATGacaaaattgacggaattaaaaCTATAGGATCAAAAGTGGTTGAAGTGACAAACTACAGagaccaaaagtgacttttgaCCTTTTTGTTAATGTTACAACTTACAAAGGCTATAATATGCGATTTTGCTCCTAAATTAACTATAATTGTAAATTTAACTGTtgagtaaatttttttggtaaattaaatacttaaacTATACTAGCCTCTCCATACGCATGCGAGAGACATAAGAATTCATATTCTATTAATATAAGAAGTTGAGTTTGAAcaattgatgaaaataaaagtaaatataaAATCGAACGTGTgctatcaaaagaaaatcatatattAACAGGAAAATCTCcaatttaaaagtaaaaacaattCTGTCAATCGTCATCAAGTGGAAGGGAAAAACAACTTTTAATATGTGTATGAGAAGACTTTCTCTTATACCGTCCATAAGAGTGGCATAAGTGATGGTGCGAGGAAACAATTCCCTCACAAATACTAGGTAATTACTACACTCTGCTCTAACTATAAGCTgagtttaaaataaacttcacAATGTTTCTTTCATCAATGGCAACAAAATCAACGATCAATTCGGTAGTTGACGCATCTGCAGAGAAACCCCTCTCCACCATTTGTTGAATAAGTACCATTGTCTCCGATGTCTCATAAGTCCTTTTGATGATAAACCATAGAAAAGGTCCAATGCATATTCACAATTTTTCCAGCAATGCATAAACCTTCCATAAGAATAGTGTAAATCACAATTAGTGAAAACAATACAACTCAATACTACTACAGTGGTCCTTTTTCCTCCCATtcatctcttcttttttttctttttcttttttgggttgaacTTTCATTTTGCTTTACTAAAAAATGGTactgataaaaaaaataaaggcgGGAAAGTGGTATAAATGCCTAACTGCATTGTCCATTCCAAAggtaaaataacaaaaagaaatggcAGTAGGTGGGTTACATACAAAGTGCCTCCATGTCCatcaagagaaaaaggaaaataaaaataaaagtgccTCCATGTATATCTAGTCTTCATCCTCTGTTTCTTCATCATCGTCGTCGTTGTTTTCACCGTACCTCCAACCATCCTCAACATTGTCGCGGTCCTCCTCAGTCTCTTCACTATCTTCTTCCTCGTAAACTACTTCATCTTTGACGGGCCAGGGCTTTTTCATTGTGTTCATAGTGGCAGGAGATGGAGTTGCGCCTTTACGCTGAACAACTTTTGCAGGCGGGAACTTTAAGTTTGGTTTGGGCCTGTTTTGTTTCTGGCTCTTGCCATTCACACGTTTTCCAGCATAGGCATCTTGATCACTGGCTTCATCCATCTCATTGTCAGCATTATTAGGCGCATTCTCCGCATTCTCATCAGACATATGGCCAGGATGCTCTCTCCTGAGATGTAGTTTAAGCTTGTATTCATGGATGTAGGCCTTTTCACACCCTTCATAAGGACAAGCATAAGGGCGATCAGATGATGCAGAGCCATAACCCCCTGCGGGAGGCTTGGGAGTTTTGATTTGCTTCTCTGCAGGTGGGGTAGCATATTTTGGCACGTCCACCATCACACTCTGTAAAATTAACAGTAACATTGAGAATCAAGTCATACTTCCTATGTTATTTAAGTCTAGCAAAGTATGAGTGACCAAATTGAAGACAGATAGTTTGGCGCtattttcagatatttctaTTAGTAAGGAGTAAGGACCGTCCCATGCCTCTGAATTCAAAAATTCTTATCTTCtgtatcaaaaccaacataagCTTTTGATTTGGACTGGTGAATCTAGAAGAAGATAATtagatttgaaaaaaaaaacacatgtcAAGTTTCTAAACAGGATGAATTCCAACCATTTGACAAAGATGTGCTACTTCAAATTCACTCTCAAAATAATTTGAATCTAGAAGAAGATAATTagatttgaaaaagaaaaaaaacacatgtcAAGTTTCTAAACAGGATGAATTCCAACCATTTGACAAAGATGTGCTACTTCAAATTCACTCTCAAAATAATTTGAATCTATTTCCAT
The window above is part of the Prunus dulcis chromosome 1, ALMONDv2, whole genome shotgun sequence genome. Proteins encoded here:
- the LOC117615630 gene encoding ubiquitin-like domain-containing CTD phosphatase, yielding MAMAMAGVGVGSTSTTSLPEEEITLTVKWSGKEYTVRVCGDDTVGELKRRICQATDVLPKRQKLLYPKILPSKLADDAVLLSSLPFKSSLRMTMIGTTEDDIIVDQVESPDIVDDFELPQDEAVEIKDKHGNKQKLRRRISQYKIELRNPCREGKKLLVLDIDYTLFDHRSPAENPLQLMRPFLHEFLAAAYAEYDIMIWSATSMKWVELKMAELGVLSNPNYKITALLDHLAMITVQSDSRGIFDCKPLGLIWAQFPEFYSSKNTIMFDDLRRNFVMNPQNGLTIKPFKRAHSSRDSDQELRKLTTYLLAIAELDDLSTLDHNNWQSFSEDNVKRRRHQ
- the LOC117615629 gene encoding zinc finger transcription factor YY1-like isoform X2 — its product is METQFHHNYFERRPIFRSKTPAVKWFKEWVPQDVVATGGKCSLLKWVTADTIKALKEKSKETVAPEPEPEPTTEVLFLCSYEGCGKTFIDAGALRKHSHIHGERQYVCHYEGCGKAFSLDFNLRSHMKTHSQENYHICPYPDCGKRYAHEYKLKNHISSHHEKSVMVDVPKYATPPAEKQIKTPKPPAGGYGSASSDRPYACPYEGCEKAYIHEYKLKLHLRREHPGHMSDENAENAPNNADNEMDEASDQDAYAGKRVNGKSQKQNRPKPNLKFPPAKVVQRKGATPSPATMNTMKKPWPVKDEVVYEEEDSEETEEDRDNVEDGWRYGENNDDDDEETEDED